In the genome of Limnothrix sp. FACHB-406, the window TTTTCGATGCCGCCTACGAAGCCTTCATCACCGATCCGGCAATTCCCCACTCGATTTTTGAGATTGAAGGGGCCCGCGACTGTGCGATCGAGTTCCGTTCCTTCTCCAAAAACGCTGGCTTCACCGGAACCCGTTGCGCCTTGACCGTTGTGCCCAAAACCCTGAAGGGCCAAACCGCCGACGGCACGGGCGTGGATCTGTGGAGCCTGTGGAACCGTCGCCAATCCACCAAGTTCAACGGCGTGTCCTACATCGTCCAGCGCGGGGCCGAGGCGGTCTACTCACCCGAGGGGCAAGCCCAAACCAAAGCCCTGGTGAGCTTCTATCTGGAAAACGCCCAAATCATCCGCGAGAAGCTGACCGAAGCGGGTTTGGCGGTCTATGGCGGCATCAACGCGCCCTACGTGTGGGTGCAAACGCCGAACGGCCTGTCGAGCTGGGATTTCTTTGATAAGTTGCTGCACACCTGCAATGTGGTGGGCACGCCGGGTTCGGGCTTCGGTGCGGCGGGCGAAGGCTATTTCCGCATTTCGGCCTTCAACAGCCGGGCCAACGTGGAAGAAGCCACACGCCGGATCGTGGAAACCTTCAAGGCCTAATCGCTAAAACCGGTCAGGGACGCAGGGGAAAATCGGTCTCCCGCGTACCCTGCAAAGGATTACGAATTAAGCCGCATGAGACGTGGCGGGGGTGATGGGCAACGGTGAACCGTCGGGTAGTAGAACGGGTTGTTCAAGAGCTGCTTGAAGCGATCGCGCCAAGGCTTGAAGTTCATCCAGGCTATTGGCTTTGGGTTGAATCACCGCAGTGGTATCGATCTGAAGGTTGCCCATGCCATCGTCAAAAACTGGGCAGATTTGATAGCGATTGTCTTGGAAGACAACGCGATAGCTTTTGGTGGTGGTTGGTGACGTTGCGCTTGTTTTTTGACCGATTTGGTACAGGAATTCCGGGGCAAAATCTGCACCATTGGGCCAGGCGATCGTGTGGGTTTCTGGGTCGATCGCCACTTGCTGAAAAGCAGCCAGGGATTTGAGGGGTTCAAAAATTCCCCCGTAAAGTTCAGCTTCTAGGTCAACCCGTACCGTTTCTTGATTATTGAAAATCAGTTCTAATTCATAGCCTTGCAAGTGGCGAACTTTTGTAATTGCTAGAGATTGAGGTGCTGTCAACATGGCTAGTTGCCAGAAGTTGGGGCGAAGATTTTGACTTCGGTTTCGAGGTGATCGCGGAGGGTTTGTTTCAGGGTTTCGAGATCGTAGTGAATTTGTAGGTTCAGCCAAAACCGTTCCGAGAGACCAAAGTAGCGGGACAGGCGCAGGGCAACTTCAGGCGAGATTGATCGCTTCCCACGGGCGATCGCCCCAATAACTCGTACCGAAATCCCAGTTTCAGCAGCAAGTTTGGTGTAGGAAATTTTCAGCGGCCGCAAAAAGTCCTCTAGCAAAACTTCGCCAGGGTGAATAAAGTTTTGTTGATTGATTTCCATCATTCCCCTTGCGATTGAGAATTAATTTCAGCGAGTTGTTCAGTGGCCCATTCGCGTAAGAAATCGTCGGGGTCATTGGCAGCGCGATCGCGTAACAAATCAATCACCTGCGGATTCTTGGGCGCAATTTCTAACAATCCCTCAAGTGCTGTTTGACGCACATCATTATCCTCATCGGATCGTGCGCGGTCTTGCAGCAAGAGTAAGGTGTCAGGGTCGTCTTTCCAGCCCTGAGCCAACTCCCGCAACACTACTCGCCGCGTAAACCAGTGCTCATCGGACTGTGCGCGATCTTGCAGCAAAAGTAAGGTGTCGGGGTGGTCTTTCCAGTCCCGAGCTAACCCCTGCACCGCTGCTTCACGCACATCTTCGTCCTCATCGAATCTTGCGCGGTCTTTGAGCAAAAGCAAGGTTTCAGGGTCGTCTTTCCATCCCTGAGCCAACTCCCGCACCGCTGCTTCACGCACACGCCAGTTCTCATCGGATCTTGCGCAGTCTTTGAGCCAGCGCGAGGTGTCAGGGTGATCTTTCCAATCCCTGATCAACTCCCACATCGCTGCTCGCCTCACAACTTCATGCTCATCGGATCGGGCGCGATCTTTGAGCAAAAGCAAGGTTTCAGGGTGATCTTTCCAGCCCCGAGCCAACTCCCACATCGCTGCTCGCCTCACAAATTCATGCTCATCGGATCGGGCGCGGTCTTTGAGCCAGGGCAAGGTTTCAGGGTCGTCTTTCCAGCCCCGAGCCAACTCCCGCACCGCTATTTGCCGCACACCCCTGTCCTGATCGGATCGCGCGCGGTCTTTGAGCCAGGGCAAGGTGTCGGGGTCGTCCTTACAGTTCCAAGCCAACACATACACCGCTACTTGCCGCACACCCTTGTCCTGATCGGATCGCGCGCAGTCTTTGAGCAAGAGCAAGGTGTCGGAGTCGTCTTTCCAGCCCTGGGCTAACTCTTGCACCGCTGCTTGCCGCACACCACTGTCCTGATCGGATCGCGCGCGGTCTTTGAGCCAGGGCAAGGTGTCGGGGTTGTTTTTCCAGCCCCGAGCCAACTCCTGCACCGCTGCTTGCCGCACAGCCCAGTTCTCATCGGATCGGGCGCGGTCTTTGAGCCAGGGCAAGGTGTCGGGGTCGTCTTGCCAATGTTGAGCAACACAGCGCAAGGCTCGATCTCGCACCTTCCTGATGCGTTGATTGAAGTCCCAATCTTCCTGAGAATCAACCTCACGAAGCGCTCCCCATGCAGTCAACGATCGCAGCCGTTGCAACAGATCCCGATCCAACTCAGCAATTGACGATCGCTCCGGTAACTCCGCCCAACAATCCGCTGCCAAGAAGAGATTGGCAAA includes:
- a CDS encoding DUF2442 domain-containing protein, whose product is MLTAPQSLAITKVRHLQGYELELIFNNQETVRVDLEAELYGGIFEPLKSLAAFQQVAIDPETHTIAWPNGADFAPEFLYQIGQKTSATSPTTTKSYRVVFQDNRYQICPVFDDGMGNLQIDTTAVIQPKANSLDELQALARSLQAALEQPVLLPDGSPLPITPATSHAA
- a CDS encoding HigA family addiction module antitoxin, with the protein product MEINQQNFIHPGEVLLEDFLRPLKISYTKLAAETGISVRVIGAIARGKRSISPEVALRLSRYFGLSERFWLNLQIHYDLETLKQTLRDHLETEVKIFAPTSGN